The genomic window AGGAAGGGCAGTTCCTTTATGTCAGGTAAATCTTGCTAAACTGATATTGCTTAACCAAAAACAAAACTTCTGAATGTACTGAATTCAACAGTTCCTACAAATATTTACACAGTAGATACAGGCACTTATGTCTTTTGTTGGAGTGACCCAACATTGCAAGAGAAGTTTTGCACCTCATATTTTCTTGCATGGTTCAGTAGGCAACTGTTAAGTGTTTACGTCTTCTGCTCTCTTTTCCAGCTATAGTTCTGTACTGATGTGGATCCTTTGGTACTTCTTATGCCTCTGACAAGGCCACCTGGGgtgaaaagagaaacaggaaagaaaaatgaaaagaaaCATATACAGCTGCAGCATTGCAAACAAACTGATGCTTCATTAGTTACAAGCAGTGTTGGGGGTAACACGTTACATAATATTATTACTTAAGTGAGTAATATAACACGTTATTTCTTGACATTGAGTAATATTATTACAGTTACTTAAGTAACTTGCGTTAATTGTCCAAGTTACTGCATTAATTCAACAAAGGACTAAAATAGCCTTATAAATACAGATTGTTGCTTAAACGACACTTCCTGGGCGCAGTAGCCTGGTTTGCCTTTGATTCACGCTGCAGGCAAACACAACAGCAATCATGGCCGCAGAACGTGTTACGTTTTCGGGTGGAAATATTCACACTATTTTGCTTTCATTGAAGATATAGGAAAAAACATTGAAGTGAACTGCAAACTGCGCCCCAACAAAATACTATCTACTCCTCGAAAGTGTCCACAGAGAAATTAAGCTGGATGCTAGCGAAAAATCCACTTTAAACCTTAAGAGAGATGGCGACACGGTTCCACAAGTGGCTGCTAACAGGATAATTTATTCAcacaaatatattattattttggaATTTATAAGCCTTTTTGATTAGGATTATTTGAAATAAACGTTCTTCTTTAAAGAAACACTATTTAGCATCTGTAGCCTATGTTCTTGCAAATTTTTTACAAAGTCAAACTCGCTACTATTAAAGGTAATAGTATAAGTAATATAATATGGAATAATATTACTTTGTACAGAAAGTAATAATGTAACTTAATCACACTACTCTTACTGAAAAATAATAAGTAATAACTAATATATTACTTTTTTGAGTAACTTCCCCCAACACTGGTTACCAGTGAGAACAGACAAATACCATGGCCCTGTGACTTCTACAATGCAGAAAACATGGGCAGACTGCATGATCTAGACATTAAAACAGAAATCTGgtataaacacaaaacactgaATTTAGATCATTTGAATACAATGATCCAAAATGAACGTGAATATTAGCCATTACtaaaaaacatttattaatCAGATGGATGTCAAGCAATGTGTCAGTCACTCATACATATGGTTGGGGGTGGAGTTAACCAGCTATTGTTCCCACCCATTACCTGCTTGTAGAAAGTATGAAAAAGTTTGATATATCTTTCAAGGAGATTTTCTTCGAAAGCTGATTTAAGAGGTACAAATATTcactgagcggttagagaattgggctggtaatcagaaggtcgctggttcgattcccggccgtgtcaaatgcgttgtgtccttgggcaagacacttcaccctacttgcctcggggggaatgtccctgtacttactgtaagttgctctggataagagcacctgctaaaatgactaaatgtaaatattttcaaATTTCAATGTATGATACATCATTTGAAAGTTTACAATCTTCAGTTGATCTGTAAAATAATTACTATGAGGACTAAAATACCAGCGTCCGTCACAGATATGTTGTCTGAGAAAGCATGACTGAAAAAGCATGAGTTTaagattttattattttatcttATCCGATTTCATggtaaaaaatgaaaatagtgACAACTCTAAAACAGGAGGGACTGCATTAAATAAAGCTCAGGCATTTCAGAATTGCACGGCATGGCGCTGCCGTCACTCGACACCTGGATTTTCTTGTtttcatacaaagacaaagacaaaaacagGCTAGATGAAGTCTGCGAGACCCAGCTAGAATATATTTTCTATCTGAGGAATTGTTTCTATCTGTTATGACAATAAAGGCCACTGGGTGTCTGTGCATCATGTTGTACCTTTTCAGGGCAGAAGTCGGGGTTGCTCAGTCGTACTTTGCCTGGCCGTCCCTTGATGACTGCATAGCAGAACATTGTGATGACCATCACGAACAGGAAGTAGCTTGTGTGCATCAGATGCAGATTGATAAGAGAGCGGTCGTCCTGAAAGCAAGTCAGTGACTTGATTTTAGACTCTATTTCAAGATGAAACCAATCCTTTCCCATGCTGAAATACTCTCATCACCTACTGAGATACAGAATATGGTTTAGGGGAAAAGCCTTTTTCTCATGTGTCCGATCACTCGCAGAGACAAACCTGATTCATGTTCAATTAATTAAAATAAGAGCAATAAAGCTTTAAGCATTGAGTCATTTGGTTTGGATGTACAATTGGGGGAAAATACTAACTATTAAATAAGTTTAATTGGAAATGTTCAGCAGAATTGATGTTGAAAGATACCAACTACAATGtaacaccctgcctccccagagCACTAGGCTCATGTTTGTTGTGCTCCTGTGTCTTGTTAATTGTTTCAGTTTGGTCTTTGTTGTAATTAGTTGGCCGTTGTCACCTGTATCTTGTTTGGTTTAGTATTAAaggtctgttttgtgtccagtctttgttgGTTGCTGTATCAGTATACAGTGCATCTGTAAAGTATTCACAGAGCTTCAATTTTTCCACGTTGTTATATTACAGCCGTATTCTAAAATAGATTTTTACTTTTTGGGGAAtctattaaaaacaaaaatatcaCATGTACATAAGTCTTCATTTGCCATGACACTCAAAATTGAGCTCAGAtgcatcctgtttccactgatTATCCTTGAGGTGTTTCAACAACCTGATCGAGAGAGTCGATTTGTGGTAAATTCAATTGTTTGGACATGATTTGACTGTCTCTGGGGGAAAGGAtacctcactgaattgctcctcaaggtttcttcaattttttctctaaTGAGTTTTTTGGAGAGtttttccttgagggtttaggttggttgaggggcagttctatggtgtatgtgaagccctctgtgacattgcttgtaaaaagggttatacaaatacatttgacttggaaaggcacacacctgtctatatTAAGGTCCCACAGTTAACAGCATGTCAGAGCACAAACCAAGCCATGAAGTCCAAGGAATTGTCTGTAGACCTCCGAGACAGGATTGTATCGATCTGGGGAAGGGTACAGAAAAATGTCTGCAGCATTGAAAGTCCCAATGAGCACAGTGGCTTTCCATCATCCCTAAACGGAATAAGTTTGTAACCAACAAAACTCTTCCTAGAGTTGGCCGCCCAGCCAAACTGAGCTATCGGGGGAGAAGGGCCTTAGTCAGGAAGGTGATCAAACACCTGATGGTCACACTGACACAGCTCCAGCGTTGctctgtgaagagaggagaaccttccagaaggacaaccatctctgcagcactccaccaatcaggccTGTATGGTAGAGTGGCCAAACAGAAACCACTCCTCAGTAAAAGGCACATGACAGCCCGCCTGGAGTTTGCCAAAGGCACCTGAAGGACTCTCAAACCATGAGAAAAACTTTTATCTGGTCTGATGAAACAAAGATTGAACTCTTTGGCCTGAATGCCAAGCAtcatgtctggaggaaaccaggcactgctcatcacctggccaataccatccctacagtgaagcatggtggtggcagcatTATGCTGTGGGGATGTTTTTTAGCGGAAGGAACTGGGAGAATAGTCAGGATCGATGGGcagtggcggtcctagcacatttggcgccaaGGTTTACCATGTTGCCTATAGCAAGGACCGGCACTGTTTGGGCGAAGGTTcatcttccaacaggacaatgaccctaagcacacagccaagataacaaaggagtggctttGGGACAACTCTGTGAATGTCCTTAAGTGGCCCAGCCAGAGCCATGACTTGAACCTGACTGAACATCTCTGGAGAGATCTGAAAATGGCTGTGCACCGACACTCCCCATCCAACCTTGAAAATAGGAGAAACTGCACATAAATAGGTGTGCCAAGCTCAAAAAGACTTGAGGCTGTAACTGCTGCCAAAGGTGCTTCAACAAAGTATtgagcaaaggctgtgaatacttatgtacgtatgatcatttattttgctaaaaataaaaatattgaatacattttggaataaggttgtaacataacaaaatgtggaaaaagtgaaaCACTAAATACTTTCCAGATGCAATGTATATGTTTGTGAGTACCCCTGCCGTGATCTTGTTTTGCCAAGTCCTTGCTATCACAATCCTGCTTTGTCTCCTATGCTTTTGGATCCACCCTCCTACACTGACCGTTACATACAAGATAAAATAACTAATTTGTGAAGTGCAGGAATACTTCATAATAATTTTACTTGATGGGGATGACTAAAAGTTAAGATAAAATTACATAACATACAACCAAGACAATGTAGACAATACATTTTCGACAATATGCtagtgtatgcacacacacaaaggagaaCTTACATCGGGGACAATAACAGTGAGCTTGGGGTTGAGGGTGTGGTACACCTTCCCTATGGCACCTTTGTAGCACCAGAAGGGGTTGTAGTCCTGGCTGTATCTGGTGTCGGAGTCCCTTGCCGTGGTGAAGAGCTTGTACCAGGATGTGGCATTTGTATAAGTCTCTGGGACACAGTGTGGTGGTTGCCTGCACACATGGGTAAACACACATTGAGGTACACGGTTAATAAATGTGGGTCGCCTATAATTAACACTTGTCATTGTTAGATGTCAGTAGTTGCAAATGTACTGATTTTACTCATAGAGCTAGCACAGAAGTATAAAACTAAATTTTCTCCACTCACACTGTGACGGGAAAGACATTGCTGGCAGCTGTGATAGTCATACAGGTGCAGAACACCACCTGTTCACAGTGACCATGCAGCACACAGTCATCAGAATTCCACGACACTGGCAAGGTGAACGTGATGTTCATTTCCTCATGGGCCTCCCTacctaggacacacacacacctcagcgcTCAAACAGAAAGTTTAGGACAGCCAAAAGTTGGGTTGCTTCTCTTTTACACAAGTACATATGACCTTGAAACACATTCTATCAGCTTACCCTCATGtctgcctccatcacacacacacaataaatacaaatattaggCTATTATTACGTTGCATCCAGAAAGTATTCAtagcgcttcactttttccacattttATTATGTTACAGACTTTTTCCAAAATGTATTCAATTCATTTTTCCCCAAAAacttctacacacaatacccctttatgacaaagtgaaaaaagtttgtttcatatttttaatagatttgcAAAAATTAAGAACGAAAATATAAACTGTACATAAGCATTATAGGCCTTTGCTCAATACTTTGTTGAAGCACATTTGGCAGATATTACAGCCAAGACTTTTTGAGTATGATGCTACAAGCTTGGCACACCTATTTTTGGGCAGTTTCTCCCATTCTTCTTTGCAGGACCTCTCAAGCTCCTTCTGGTTGAATGGGGAGCGTCGGTTCACAGCCATTTACAGATCTCTCCAGAGATGTTAAAGTCTGGGCTCTGGCTGGCCTACTCAAGAACATTCACAGAGTTGTCCCGAAGCCACTCCTTTTttatcttggctgtgtgcttagggtcgttgtcctgttggaagatgAACCTTCACCCAAGTCTGAGGTCCAGAGAGCTCTGGACCAGGTTTTCATCAAGGATGTCTCTGTACATTGCTGTATTCATCTTTCCCTCGATCCTGACTAGTCTCCCAGTTCCTGCCGCTGAAAAACATCCCCACAGCATGATACTGCCACCACAATGCTTCACTGTAGGGATGGTATTGGCCAGGGCTGCATTTCCCGAAAGTAttgtaagcctaaattgatcgtagaatccatcgtacgattgatcttagttttacgggacGTTTCCCAaagccatcgtagctaaagGGGCTCTTGAAAATGCTCATAGATTAACGAGAGCTCCAGATCAGTCGTAGATCGCTGAGtgcatcttaacccttgtgctgccttcgggtcacatgacccaaaggttcataacgaaccaccgttgtgtttacccaattttacccaatacaaaaacaaataacaattattttcttttaaccattgcaatgtggggggtctgagacagcccgacagttaaaagaaaatgcttcactttgtttttgtaggaggtaaatttgtcgcaatacgacggtgggtcacaatgactgatgggtcagaatgacccgaagataacacaagggttaagcaaagaGACTCAGTGGAGACACCAGTAGGCTGACCCTAAAAACAAGGCTACATGGATgcaaaattaaaaaaagataaCTCTTTATatacagggctcgacaataacgatggcccgatgggcccggggccagtaaaaagtaacgtcgggacagttaaactagcaactccctggcccgatcgggccactgcaaattattgattgaaaaaagaatttgcattgtaaaagttaacacccttcatatgttttgctatctgctaaatgcataaataactttgcagctcgtggggtgcacagttggcaaatcaagagttgagtagtgagtgacgagtggttgtcaaattgtaattctctaatctcgatacattttttaacaactgtcgtatgttcccgtctaaagcagacaaaagtggatctttttacacaggcaccgacaattttcgaaaacaatccctgaccagccatgctcgcagacagcacctggtttgcgtgacagctagcATTAAACGGAtagttgacaatccatcttccaggccattgaccatgctggtcaggaatttaaatgtagatgcccatcgtgttattgcacgacttataacaacggcatatcacgtaaatAAGACGGGCtggccgttcgcctcgttcccccaggctattgaactgcagcagaaaaaTGGTgttgacttgggtacttagtatcatactgatgaaatgctatggaagcttttatatattagcattgagggaccagaggtttcagtttcagccagacagagttgtgcagagatggctgtcagcagggaagagagcacgtcatgtttgaggttaaaagtcaattgttttgctgactattacctttttattttttatcactagaaatgtgatttcatttttgttctttttatatccaggatgtgtttaataaatggttaaacatgttaacagaataacacaacttataagtctttggttttgttgtaacaatgataaattacaacttttggagggcgGGCCAGTGCCCAAAAtgtttaatgttgagccctgatatatatttatattattttctATTATTTTTACAGAAGTTAAACTGAAACTGGGATATTTTTCAATGAACTAAACTACACATGCCTTTAATCAAATGTTTGCGAATTACGTAAGCATTTAAAAAATGCATCCCGCTGATTGTATATTCATGACACCTGCTAGGCTATGTGCAAATCATAGCTATTTTTAACCACCTACGATATAAATTAAAGACGATCATAATTATTTAGTATATGTACAACGTTTTCTGTAACGACAGTAAATAACAATTCTTGCGTACCGTGATTACTCAATTCTTTATTGAACAAGTCTTGAAGTTGAGACGGAACAATCACATTTCCGCATCCGGGAACCGTCTTAAATAGTTCTTAAGAGACACGTACGAGGGTTCTtcttacgagcatgttcgggaaacgcacgtaagaaataacaATACTTCGTTATTTTGCTCGTAGAGAACCCTCGTAACAGCcaagatccatcgttatcgggaaacgcagcccaggtgATGAGCGTTGCctggtttcctccagacatgaTGCCTGGCATTCAGGCCAAAGAGTCAATCTTTGTTTCATCAGACCAGATAATTGTTTTTCTTGTGGTCTGAGAGTCCTTCAGGTGCCCTTTGGCAAACTCCAGACGGGCTGTCATGTGCTTTTTACTGAGAAGTGGTTACTGAGGAGTGGTTTGGCCACTCTACCATACAGGCCTGATTGGTGTTGGagtgctgcagagatggttgtACATCTGGAAGGTTCTACTCTCTTCACAGAGCAACGCTGTAGCTGTGTCAGTGTGACAATCGGGTTCTTGGTCACCTTCCTGACTAAGGCCCTTCTCCCCCGATAGCTCAGTTTGGCCGGGCGGCCAACTCTAGGAAGAGTCTTGGTGGTTTCAAACTTCTTCCGTTTACGGATGATGGAGGCCACAGTGCTCATTGGGACTTTCAATGCTGCAGACATTTTTCTGTACCCTTCCCCATATCTGTGCCTCGATACAATCCTGTCTTGGAGGTCGACAGACAATTCCTTGGAGTTCATGGCATGGtttgtgctctgacatgcactgtTAACTGTGGGACCTTAatatagacaggtgtgtgccttTCCAAATCATGTCCAATCGACTGAATTAACCACAGGTGGGGACTCCCATCAAGAGCACAACCTAGCAGGCATAATGTACCATTTTGCTGACccggggcctcatgtataaacgttgtgtacgcacaaaaagcttgcgtacgctggttttcatgcacacggtgtgatgtataaaaatgtactttACGTGACAATGTGCGGGCCATCacggaaacttttgagcagatgtgagaatgtgcggaccgtccgcaaagtcttgtctggctctgtaacatggcgaattctaactgaaaagtgcagaaactcaccaaacattacaaaataaagtagtTACTGTCATACatctatgacgttgactattcaaaaacataaaaataaaagtttgatcattaatgtggatgatcacatcaaaatgccaaaatgctatactgtttaatccgccaccacttctgttaaacttgagggtgtcaaacgtacaacaaaatcactcaggaaatgcatgtcacgctaaccctacagctgccatgctgttacgatgcgccaccactcgtttcttaatTTCAAGTTTTACATttgaccatttcttcttaatttctggccatggtccggttctccgaacccacagcatttacggccctataataaaaataaatatagctgcaagcagcgatgcgggttcctccgcaaaatggctaaatattataaacatgtacactgtagaagatcgagagtttgacaacaagagagcaaaactacttcatgtttggccaacaataggctgaatggagatttgaactcatgagcataaggttacaagtcagtctctctatcctctctgctacacaccaactgttgagactgtatgaatagaaagggcagagtattagctttggtcagctttgggacaaaggttaagaaacggttgacatttcaaggtgaaattgcatgaaattgtgcatggtatttcagaatgatgtcattctgtttaactaaacagataatcaaaatta from Osmerus eperlanus chromosome 19, fOsmEpe2.1, whole genome shotgun sequence includes these protein-coding regions:
- the tmem248 gene encoding transmembrane protein 248 isoform X3: MVCVCAQVYLLNPLENLRNYINNRPPLVIFMVSVSAVAIAFLTIGYFFKIKEIKSPEMTEDWNTFLLRFNELDLCVSENETLKHGLNESTTSESTVVTSGQARSSTHAPPLLDDSGTINISVPITLTLDPLRSFGGYSRNITHLYATVLGQQVGLTSREAHEEMNITFTLPVSWNSDDCVLHGHCEQVVFCTCMTITAASNVFPVTVQPPHCVPETYTNATSWYKLFTTARDSDTRYSQDYNPFWCYKGAIGKVYHTLNPKLTVIVPDDDRSLINLHLMHTSYFLFVMVITMFCYAVIKGRPGKVRLSNPDFCPEKVALSEA
- the tmem248 gene encoding transmembrane protein 248 isoform X1, yielding MKKVYLLNPLENLRNYINNRPPLVIFMVSVSAVAIAFLTIGYFFKIKEIKSPEMTEDWNTFLLRFNELDLCVSENETLKHGLNESTTSESTVVTSGQARSSTHAPPLLDDSGTINISVPITLTLDPLRSFGGYSRNITHLYATVLGQQVGLTSREAHEEMNITFTLPVSWNSDDCVLHGHCEQVVFCTCMTITAASNVFPVTVQPPHCVPETYTNATSWYKLFTTARDSDTRYSQDYNPFWCYKGAIGKVYHTLNPKLTVIVPDDDRSLINLHLMHTSYFLFVMVITMFCYAVIKGRPGKVRLSNPDFCPEKVALSEA
- the tmem248 gene encoding transmembrane protein 248 isoform X4, whose translation is MVYLLNPLENLRNYINNRPPLVIFMVSVSAVAIAFLTIGYFFKIKEIKSPEMTEDWNTFLLRFNELDLCVSENETLKHGLNESTTSESTVVTSGQARSSTHAPPLLDDSGTINISVPITLTLDPLRSFGGYSRNITHLYATVLGQQVGLTSREAHEEMNITFTLPVSWNSDDCVLHGHCEQVVFCTCMTITAASNVFPVTVQPPHCVPETYTNATSWYKLFTTARDSDTRYSQDYNPFWCYKGAIGKVYHTLNPKLTVIVPDDDRSLINLHLMHTSYFLFVMVITMFCYAVIKGRPGKVRLSNPDFCPEKVALSEA